The following are from one region of the Syntrophales bacterium genome:
- a CDS encoding BrnA antitoxin family protein: MKDRDIDLSDIPELDDAFFTEAKLWPGKKKQITLRLDPDVVEFFKAGGRGYQSSINAALRRYMEAQQRRLKEA; encoded by the coding sequence ATGAAGGATAGAGATATCGATCTGTCCGACATTCCTGAGCTCGACGACGCTTTTTTTACGGAAGCGAAGCTTTGGCCGGGCAAGAAGAAGCAGATCACCCTCCGGCTGGATCCGGACGTGGTCGAATTCTTCAAGGCCGGGGGACGGGGTTACCAGAGCAGCATCAACGCCGCGCTCCGTCGTTACATGGAGGCACAGCAGCGACGTCTGAAGGAAGCATGA
- a CDS encoding HNH endonuclease, which yields MPNTKDISARAKKQVIQEAGGNCGFCGESNVATLEFHHIHGKNIPNPHAPENLIYVCKNCHGKITAGLISEADVVLQKRILQYRGSPAGKVGDMTRIVNVTGSINTGTIANEIHFHGKPNRKITIPPQADAIGGDTLKRNYLKHLIDRYQEFAKAEKGEGYVYPIFYQAIKRRYGANWDRIPLHLFEDVCAYVQDRIDKTVLGRNRKAGGQSNYSVFSEYRDKYVNRQNPA from the coding sequence TTGCCGAACACAAAGGACATTTCAGCCAGGGCGAAGAAGCAGGTTATCCAGGAGGCTGGTGGTAATTGCGGCTTCTGCGGGGAAAGCAATGTGGCCACATTGGAATTCCACCACATTCACGGCAAGAATATACCGAACCCACATGCCCCCGAGAATCTTATCTATGTTTGCAAGAACTGCCACGGGAAGATCACGGCCGGTCTGATATCCGAAGCGGACGTCGTTCTGCAAAAGCGGATTCTGCAATACCGGGGAAGCCCCGCCGGAAAGGTCGGTGATATGACTCGCATTGTGAACGTCACCGGAAGCATTAATACGGGAACGATTGCCAACGAAATTCACTTCCACGGGAAGCCGAACCGAAAGATCACGATCCCACCCCAGGCAGACGCGATCGGCGGAGATACCCTAAAGAGGAATTACCTGAAGCATCTCATTGATCGCTATCAGGAATTCGCCAAGGCAGAGAAGGGGGAAGGCTACGTATACCCGATTTTCTATCAGGCCATCAAAAGAAGATACGGCGCCAACTGGGACAGGATCCCCCTGCATCTTTTTGAAGATGTCTGCGCATATGTTCAGGATCGCATTGACAAGACCGTGCTGGGCAGGAATAGAAAAGCAGGTGGACAAAGCAACTACAGCGTGTTCTCGGAATACCGCGACAAGTACGTGAACAGGCAGAATCCCGCATGA
- a CDS encoding BrnT family toxin translates to MEIEWDDKKNAENIRKHGLDFVDAWQVFQHPLFVKSDDREDYGEDRWIGIGMMSNGIVVVFVFTERNQETIRMISMRKATKNERTRFEKAVKNELGKD, encoded by the coding sequence ATGGAAATCGAATGGGACGATAAGAAGAACGCGGAGAACATCCGGAAGCACGGACTGGATTTTGTCGACGCCTGGCAGGTGTTCCAACATCCGTTGTTTGTAAAATCGGATGACCGCGAGGATTACGGTGAGGACCGATGGATCGGGATCGGCATGATGTCCAACGGAATCGTCGTCGTTTTCGTCTTCACTGAGAGAAATCAGGAAACGATCCGTATGATCTCAATGAGAAAGGCAACGAAAAATGAGCGCACAAGATTTGAGAAAGCTGTCAAAAACGAACTGGGCAAAGATTAA